A genomic window from Shewanella vesiculosa includes:
- the fliE gene encoding flagellar hook-basal body complex protein FliE yields the protein MQISANPLMQEMQSLRGEIAPSIGSSIRPNLTQQVNNTTGVDFSQLLSQAVGTVNELQQNSSNLATRLDMGDTTVTLSDTVIAREKAGVAFEATVQVRNKLVEAYKEIMSMPV from the coding sequence ATGCAGATTAGCGCAAATCCATTAATGCAAGAAATGCAGTCACTTCGTGGCGAAATAGCCCCTTCGATTGGCTCATCTATTCGACCTAATCTTACTCAGCAAGTGAATAACACCACAGGCGTCGATTTCAGTCAGTTATTGTCTCAGGCTGTCGGCACTGTCAATGAGTTACAACAAAACTCGTCCAATTTAGCCACTCGTTTAGACATGGGCGATACGACGGTTACCCTTTCTGATACGGTTATTGCGCGTGAGAAAGCCGGTGTTGCCTTTGAAGCAACGGTGCAGGTACGTAATAAACTCGTTGAAGCATATAAAGAAATTATGAGTATGCCTGTTTAG
- a CDS encoding flagella biosynthesis chaperone for FliD, FliT — MNAELELINETIEDTLNQIEKTPAENEQSDKLVSLLLESIGERQLYIDSMIHDAVDDTFASSLSEQLLLTDTFISRCLKVMSHRQSLLNLKRTHERQIKVYQNIDSNR, encoded by the coding sequence TTGAACGCTGAACTTGAACTGATTAACGAGACTATTGAAGATACGTTAAATCAAATTGAGAAAACTCCTGCCGAGAATGAGCAATCTGACAAGTTGGTATCATTATTGCTTGAATCTATAGGAGAGCGTCAATTATACATTGACTCAATGATACATGATGCGGTTGATGATACATTTGCGAGTTCCTTGTCTGAACAATTATTATTGACTGACACCTTTATTAGCAGATGTTTAAAAGTAATGTCTCATCGACAAAGCTTATTAAATTTAAAGCGAACTCATGAACGACAAATTAAGGTTTATCAAAATATTGATTCAAATAGGTAG
- the fliG gene encoding flagellar motor switch protein FliG translates to MAKDKVEKAEKSTAFDPDLVTGVEKTAILLLSLSEADAASILKHLEPKQVQKVGMAMAAMDDFGQEKVIGVHKLFLDDIQKFSSIGFNSEEFVRKALTAALGADKAGNLIEQIIMGSGAKGLDSLKWMDARQVATIIQNEHPQIQTIVLSYLEPDQAAEIFSQFPENTRLDLMMRIANLEEVQPAALQELNDIMEKQFAGQGGAQAAKMGGLKAAANIMNYLDTGIESQIMETMRESDEEMAQQIQDMMFVFENLIDVDDRGIQALLREVQQDILMKALKGADEALKEKILGNMSKRAAELLRDDLEAMGPIRISEVEVAQKEILSIARRLSDSGEIMLGGGGGDEFL, encoded by the coding sequence ATGGCTAAAGACAAAGTAGAAAAAGCAGAGAAATCAACGGCATTTGACCCAGATTTAGTTACTGGTGTTGAGAAAACAGCCATTTTGTTGCTCAGTTTGAGTGAAGCGGATGCTGCGTCAATTTTGAAACACTTAGAGCCTAAGCAGGTACAAAAAGTGGGTATGGCGATGGCGGCGATGGATGACTTTGGTCAAGAAAAAGTCATTGGGGTTCACAAGCTATTTTTAGATGATATTCAAAAATTCTCTTCAATTGGTTTTAACAGTGAAGAATTCGTCCGTAAAGCGTTAACCGCGGCATTGGGTGCAGATAAAGCTGGTAACTTAATTGAACAAATTATTATGGGCAGCGGGGCTAAGGGGCTTGATTCATTAAAGTGGATGGATGCCCGCCAAGTGGCGACCATTATTCAAAATGAACATCCTCAAATTCAAACCATTGTTTTGTCTTACTTAGAACCGGATCAAGCGGCTGAAATTTTTAGTCAGTTCCCTGAAAATACTCGTTTAGATTTAATGATGCGTATTGCCAATCTTGAAGAAGTTCAGCCAGCAGCATTGCAAGAGCTAAACGACATCATGGAAAAACAATTTGCGGGTCAAGGTGGTGCGCAAGCAGCCAAAATGGGCGGCTTGAAAGCTGCAGCCAATATTATGAACTACCTCGATACTGGTATTGAGAGCCAAATAATGGAAACTATGCGTGAGTCTGACGAAGAGATGGCGCAACAAATACAAGACATGATGTTTGTATTTGAAAACCTCATTGACGTTGATGACCGTGGTATTCAGGCATTGTTACGTGAAGTACAGCAAGATATCTTGATGAAGGCACTCAAAGGTGCTGATGAAGCTTTAAAAGAGAAAATTCTGGGGAACATGTCCAAGCGTGCTGCAGAATTACTGCGTGATGACTTAGAAGCCATGGGGCCTATTCGTATCAGTGAAGTTGAAGTAGCACAAAAAGAAATTCTGTCTATTGCCCGTCGACTCAGTGACAGTGGTGAAATTATGCTAGGCGGCGGTGGCGGTGACGAGTTCTTATAA
- a CDS encoding PAS domain-containing sensor histidine kinase yields the protein MYSARALTQTDDSYFELSASASSFAITDAETQTSAIDVNSNVQSHTNQGRVHSSSFIATGIATSLVSSYSSKAANMSNQMAHILQAMPSGVVIIDGDGVVTLANPVATELLGRPLQGLRWFDIIHRAFAPQDDDGHEVSLKNGRRVKLAITPLAPEPGQLIVLTDLTETRLLQKNLSHLQRLSALGKMVATLAHQVRTPLSAALLYASNLASPKLTDSARSKFQSKLVDRLNELERQVNDMLLMARGRQDGMAESVSMDEIISQVMASCEPIADKKHCQLVVEDTSHSLMLANTNALSSAVNNLVMNSIEAGATKIKVSASETPDGLLLDVIDNGKGLEPSMQQQILEPFFTTKSQGTGLGLAVVQSVVRNHGGQIQLSCKPGMGCHIRLSFPHINKMSDQEVARG from the coding sequence ATGTATTCAGCACGAGCGTTAACCCAGACAGACGATTCATACTTTGAATTATCTGCGTCAGCTTCGTCTTTCGCTATCACTGATGCGGAAACACAAACGTCTGCAATTGACGTGAATTCAAATGTACAAAGTCATACCAATCAGGGACGTGTTCACTCAAGCTCATTCATTGCCACTGGCATAGCAACGTCTCTCGTCAGTTCATATTCCAGTAAGGCCGCCAATATGTCGAATCAAATGGCGCATATTCTTCAAGCTATGCCATCTGGCGTGGTGATCATTGATGGTGATGGTGTTGTGACGTTAGCTAATCCGGTTGCAACAGAGCTATTAGGCCGACCTCTTCAAGGATTACGTTGGTTTGATATTATTCATCGTGCTTTTGCACCTCAAGATGATGATGGACACGAAGTGTCGCTAAAAAATGGTCGACGGGTAAAGTTGGCTATTACACCGTTAGCCCCTGAACCTGGGCAGTTAATTGTGTTAACTGATCTTACCGAAACCCGTTTACTGCAGAAAAACCTATCTCATTTACAACGATTATCGGCGTTAGGGAAAATGGTGGCCACGTTAGCACATCAGGTACGCACCCCATTATCTGCAGCACTTCTGTACGCTTCTAATCTTGCTAGTCCTAAATTAACCGATTCTGCACGGTCTAAGTTTCAATCTAAGTTGGTTGACCGACTCAATGAACTCGAGCGTCAAGTAAATGACATGTTACTTATGGCTAGAGGACGCCAAGATGGAATGGCTGAATCTGTTTCAATGGATGAGATAATCAGCCAGGTGATGGCCAGTTGTGAACCGATTGCAGATAAAAAACATTGTCAGCTGGTTGTTGAAGATACTTCACATTCATTAATGCTTGCCAATACGAATGCGCTCAGTTCTGCGGTAAATAATTTAGTGATGAACAGTATTGAAGCTGGGGCCACAAAAATAAAAGTCAGCGCCAGTGAAACGCCTGATGGCCTATTATTGGATGTTATTGACAATGGCAAAGGGCTTGAACCGTCAATGCAGCAACAAATACTTGAGCCATTTTTTACAACAAAGAGTCAAGGTACAGGTTTAGGCTTAGCTGTTGTGCAGTCGGTAGTACGAAACCATGGTGGACAGATACAGTTGTCGTGTAAACCCGGTATGGGTTGCCATATTCGTTTGAGCTTTCCGCACATTAACAAAATGAGTGATCAGGAGGTGGCGCGTGGCTGA
- the fliD gene encoding flagellar filament capping protein FliD, translated as MALTATGIGSGLDISNIVSVLVNAEKQPKEALFTQKETQLNAKVSAMGTLKSGLSNFQDAIKKLQSGELLNSRIVSTGDSAFFTAKADQYAQPGNYSVKVEQLALSHKVAGANVADPTLAVGQGSLDLSVNGTSFSVAIDPADNLSAIASKINNASDNSGVTATVIKSDAGSRLVFTANDSGTDNQVSVSAVDSSGTGLSDMFNGANLETLQSAANSIIYVDGQKLTSQSNTIDDAITGVTLSLTKADIGATSTLSIKQDTDSVKKNIEGFVEAYNTLISSIDKLSSYDVDKDKASALQGDSIIRSLESQLRKTVSERVSVDGVESALYELGISTDNEGKLKIDDTRLTDAVNNNMSLVEGVFSTSDTGLAYKFDELAKSYTKSGGVIDNRNNSYTEETKRLTDQREVFSLKMEQLQSRLLKQFNAMDLIVAQLNQQSSGLADRLNSLPGVVRA; from the coding sequence GGTTCTGGGTTAGATATCTCAAATATCGTCAGTGTACTTGTCAACGCTGAGAAACAACCCAAAGAAGCCTTGTTTACCCAAAAAGAAACTCAACTAAATGCTAAAGTCTCTGCTATGGGCACTTTAAAAAGCGGTTTATCGAACTTTCAAGATGCTATTAAAAAACTTCAAAGCGGTGAGTTACTCAATTCTCGAATTGTATCGACAGGAGATAGTGCATTTTTTACAGCCAAAGCTGATCAATATGCTCAACCTGGTAACTATTCCGTTAAAGTCGAGCAACTTGCACTTTCTCACAAAGTTGCGGGGGCAAATGTCGCAGATCCGACTCTTGCCGTTGGCCAAGGCAGTTTAGATTTATCTGTTAATGGTACAAGTTTTTCAGTAGCGATTGATCCTGCTGATAACCTTTCTGCTATTGCTTCAAAAATTAATAATGCTTCAGATAACTCCGGTGTTACTGCCACAGTGATTAAAAGTGATGCAGGAAGCCGACTTGTTTTTACCGCCAATGATTCTGGAACCGATAATCAAGTTTCAGTGTCTGCCGTTGACTCTAGCGGTACTGGATTATCTGATATGTTTAATGGTGCTAATCTAGAAACTCTGCAAAGTGCTGCTAACTCTATTATTTATGTTGATGGACAGAAATTAACCTCACAAAGTAACACTATAGATGATGCTATTACAGGCGTTACTCTATCTTTGACTAAAGCAGATATCGGCGCCACTTCAACACTATCGATTAAGCAAGATACTGATTCAGTTAAAAAGAATATTGAAGGTTTTGTTGAAGCTTACAATACCTTGATTTCATCTATCGACAAATTGTCTTCTTATGATGTTGATAAAGATAAAGCTTCCGCCCTCCAGGGCGATTCTATTATTAGGTCATTAGAGTCTCAATTACGAAAAACGGTTAGTGAAAGAGTCAGTGTCGATGGTGTCGAATCTGCATTGTATGAGCTTGGTATCTCTACCGATAATGAAGGTAAATTAAAGATTGATGACACTCGCTTAACCGATGCTGTAAATAATAATATGTCACTTGTTGAGGGGGTATTTTCAACAAGTGATACGGGTTTAGCTTACAAATTTGATGAATTAGCAAAAAGTTACACCAAATCTGGCGGTGTTATTGATAATCGTAATAACTCATACACTGAAGAGACGAAAAGACTGACTGATCAACGTGAAGTCTTTAGCTTGAAAATGGAGCAACTTCAGTCTCGTCTTCTTAAACAATTCAACGCTATGGATTTGATTGTTGCCCAACTAAACCAGCAAAGCTCTGGTTTAGCTGATAGATTAAATTCTCTCCCAGGTGTAGTGAGAGCATAA
- the fliS gene encoding flagellar export chaperone FliS codes for MRSSLQSYRKVSIDSEIAVASPHRIIQMMFAGGLERLAQSRYAIENGDMINKGLFIGKAIGIINGLNSSLNMDEGGEIAGNLSKLYDFIILKVTEANLRNDAQAIDDAVSVLRTLKEGWDAIPQDKHHITSEAS; via the coding sequence ATGAGAAGTTCTTTACAGTCATACCGTAAGGTTTCTATTGACAGCGAGATTGCAGTCGCTTCACCACACCGTATTATTCAGATGATGTTTGCTGGTGGTTTAGAAAGACTTGCTCAAAGTCGCTATGCTATTGAAAATGGTGATATGATCAATAAAGGTCTGTTTATTGGCAAAGCTATAGGCATTATTAATGGACTTAATAGTAGTTTGAACATGGATGAAGGCGGAGAAATTGCTGGAAACTTAAGTAAGTTGTATGATTTTATCATTTTAAAAGTAACCGAAGCCAATTTGAGAAATGACGCACAAGCAATAGATGATGCTGTAAGTGTGTTAAGAACTCTTAAAGAAGGTTGGGATGCAATTCCTCAAGATAAACATCACATAACTTCCGAAGCAAGCTAA
- the fliF gene encoding flagellar basal-body MS-ring/collar protein FliF codes for MMVGSDSTVDGGVQQENKSGLLGGIGGADMMRQVIMILALAICLALAVFVMMWAQEPDYRPLGKMETAEMIQVLDVLDKNQIEYQINVDVVKVPEDKYQEVKLLLSRAGIQSSTQANDYLSQDSGFGVSQRMEQARLKQSQEQNLARAIEELKSISRAKVILALPKENVFARNASKPSATVVVSVRRGGLGQEEIDAIVDIVGSAVQGLEPSRVTVTDSNGRLLNSGSQDGTSARARREQELVQQQEAEYRKKIDSILMPILGPENFTSQVDVNMNFTAVEQTAKRFSPDLPAIRSEMTIERNSTGGSSGGIPGALSNQPPMESDIPQVAGEATASTVSGDSSKEATRNYELDTTISHTRQQIGVVRRVSVSVAINFKPGQVDENGQVTRVARTEQELTNIRRLLEGAVGFSTQRGDALEVVTVPFMDQLIEELPEPDMWEQPWFWRAIKLALGAIVILVLILAVVRPMLKKLTNPNGINMPDDVRPGHELAEIEDQYAADTLGMLNTKEAEYSYADDGSIHIPNLHKDDDMIKAIRALVANEPELSTQVVKNWLQDNG; via the coding sequence ATGATGGTAGGTTCAGATTCAACAGTTGATGGCGGCGTCCAGCAAGAGAATAAATCTGGGCTGCTTGGCGGCATCGGTGGTGCAGATATGATGCGCCAAGTGATCATGATTTTGGCACTAGCGATATGCCTAGCGCTCGCTGTGTTTGTGATGATGTGGGCACAAGAGCCAGATTATCGACCTCTTGGTAAAATGGAAACCGCTGAGATGATCCAAGTCTTAGATGTGCTTGATAAAAACCAAATCGAGTATCAAATCAACGTCGATGTGGTGAAAGTACCTGAAGATAAATATCAAGAAGTAAAGTTACTGCTTAGCCGTGCGGGGATTCAAAGTAGCACTCAAGCTAACGATTATTTAAGCCAAGACAGTGGTTTTGGTGTTAGCCAACGTATGGAACAAGCGCGCTTAAAACAAAGCCAAGAACAAAACCTAGCCAGAGCTATTGAAGAACTAAAAAGTATTAGCCGTGCTAAAGTCATTTTAGCGTTACCCAAAGAAAATGTTTTTGCCCGTAATGCTTCTAAGCCAAGTGCAACAGTAGTGGTGAGTGTGCGCCGTGGTGGTTTAGGCCAAGAAGAGATTGATGCGATTGTTGATATTGTTGGTTCGGCTGTTCAAGGGTTAGAGCCTTCTCGTGTAACGGTAACTGATTCAAATGGGCGTTTGCTGAATTCAGGTAGCCAAGATGGTACCTCAGCAAGAGCACGTCGTGAGCAAGAGCTCGTGCAGCAACAAGAAGCTGAATACCGTAAAAAAATTGACTCAATCCTAATGCCTATCTTAGGCCCAGAGAACTTTACTTCTCAGGTTGATGTTAATATGAACTTTACTGCAGTAGAACAAACCGCAAAACGTTTTTCACCAGATTTACCGGCTATTAGAAGTGAAATGACCATCGAACGTAACTCAACGGGTGGAAGTTCTGGTGGTATTCCTGGTGCGCTAAGTAATCAACCGCCGATGGAGTCTGATATTCCGCAAGTTGCAGGTGAAGCGACTGCTTCAACCGTATCTGGCGATTCTTCAAAAGAAGCGACTCGTAATTATGAATTAGATACAACTATCAGCCATACTCGTCAGCAAATTGGTGTGGTACGCCGTGTGAGTGTGTCAGTAGCGATTAACTTTAAACCTGGGCAAGTAGATGAAAATGGCCAGGTCACTCGTGTGGCGAGAACTGAGCAAGAGTTAACTAATATTCGTCGTTTACTCGAGGGCGCTGTTGGGTTTAGTACCCAGCGTGGTGATGCTCTTGAAGTGGTAACAGTTCCCTTTATGGATCAGCTAATTGAAGAGTTACCTGAACCTGATATGTGGGAACAACCATGGTTTTGGCGTGCAATTAAGCTAGCATTAGGTGCGATTGTTATTTTAGTGCTTATCTTGGCTGTGGTTCGTCCTATGCTTAAGAAGCTAACCAATCCTAATGGGATCAACATGCCAGATGATGTTCGTCCTGGACATGAGTTAGCAGAAATTGAAGATCAGTATGCAGCAGATACCTTAGGTATGCTCAATACTAAAGAGGCGGAATACAGTTATGCTGATGATGGCTCAATTCATATACCTAATTTGCATAAAGATGATGATATGATTAAAGCAATTAGAGCGTTAGTGGCTAACGAGCCTGAACTTTCCACTCAAGTAGTTAAAAACTGGTTACAAGACAATGGCTAA
- the fliH gene encoding flagellar assembly protein FliH: protein MSESKVPKDVTNADNEHEFSHWQLPDITKDSSHDPSNLFGQFSEAHRPNPISGPEKSMAPPTMAQIEDIRAAAEQEGFEQGQQEGHQQGLEQGRLEGLEQGHQQGFAQGEQQGYEAGQTKVNQLVEQLNHIMTQFELPLSIVDNEIEAELLAMTISLAKSVIGHELKTHPEHILSALRQGVDALPLKEQLVKLRLNQADAEIVSQCYSAEQLQKNNWQIDIDPTLSNGDCIIESVRSSVDLRVAQRINQVFSELDAQSNQIAKNVQQQKSTHPQYQTTSVENLTEYQQASESADGIEAVEDQAASDIAPNQDNQLETRQTDVVQKTNATESVAENVLDGSAASLNVEHDKNATVDNDITLNTSAPAGSGADDDDQQQNKGLSQGNIDDHPST, encoded by the coding sequence ATGTCTGAATCAAAAGTGCCTAAAGATGTCACCAATGCCGATAATGAGCATGAGTTTAGCCATTGGCAATTACCTGATATTACCAAAGACAGCAGTCACGATCCTTCAAATTTATTTGGTCAATTTTCTGAAGCTCATCGGCCAAACCCCATTTCTGGCCCCGAGAAGTCTATGGCGCCGCCTACGATGGCACAAATCGAAGATATTCGCGCAGCGGCAGAGCAAGAGGGGTTTGAGCAAGGTCAACAAGAAGGTCATCAACAAGGGCTGGAACAAGGGCGTTTAGAAGGATTAGAGCAAGGTCATCAGCAAGGTTTTGCTCAAGGCGAACAACAAGGTTATGAAGCAGGTCAAACTAAAGTTAATCAGTTAGTTGAGCAACTTAATCACATTATGACTCAATTTGAGTTGCCATTATCAATAGTTGATAACGAAATTGAAGCCGAGTTGCTCGCCATGACAATCAGCTTAGCAAAGTCGGTAATTGGTCACGAACTAAAAACGCATCCAGAGCATATATTATCAGCGTTACGCCAAGGTGTTGACGCCCTACCATTAAAAGAACAACTGGTTAAATTACGCTTAAATCAAGCCGATGCTGAAATCGTCAGCCAATGCTATAGTGCTGAACAATTACAAAAAAATAACTGGCAAATTGATATCGATCCTACTTTATCAAATGGCGACTGTATTATTGAAAGTGTACGCTCCTCCGTTGATTTACGCGTCGCGCAACGTATCAATCAAGTATTTAGTGAATTGGATGCGCAGTCGAATCAGATAGCTAAAAATGTACAACAACAAAAGTCTACTCATCCACAATATCAAACAACATCAGTCGAAAATTTGACAGAGTATCAACAAGCCTCTGAGTCTGCTGATGGCATTGAGGCAGTCGAAGATCAAGCCGCTTCAGATATTGCTCCCAACCAAGATAATCAGCTCGAGACTCGACAAACAGATGTTGTTCAGAAGACTAACGCGACTGAATCTGTCGCTGAAAATGTTCTAGATGGCTCAGCTGCATCACTCAATGTTGAGCATGATAAAAATGCCACTGTCGATAACGATATAACGCTCAATACAAGTGCACCAGCGGGTAGTGGCGCAGACGATGACGATCAGCAACAGAACAAAGGTCTATCTCAAGGAAATATCGATGACCACCCGTCAACATAA
- a CDS encoding sigma-54 dependent transcriptional regulator: protein MAEANILLVEDDADLREALLDTLMLAHYDCVDVGSAEEAILALKVNHFDMVISDVQMDGIGGMGLLSYLQQHQPKVPVLLMTAYATINSAVSAMKLGAVDYLAKPFAPEVLLNQVSRYLPLKQNHDNPVVADEKSLALLALAQRVAVSDASVMIMGPSGSGKEVLARYIHQHSQRNEQPFIAINCAAIPENMLEATLFGYEKGAFTGAYQACPGKFEQAQGGTILLDEISEMELGLQAKLLRVLQEREVERLGGRKTIKLDVRVLATSNRDLKLLATSGEFREDLYYRINVFPLTWPALNQRPADILPLARHLLAKHAKALNMTSVPKLDDAATRRLLTHRWPGNVRELDNVIQRALILRVNDDIGVNDIIIDSADVKLVPTEYAETEQSIEVDGLGDELKAQEHVIILETLNQCQGSRKKVAEKLGISARTLRYKMAKMRDMGIQLPA from the coding sequence GTGGCTGAAGCAAATATTCTATTAGTTGAAGATGATGCTGATTTACGTGAAGCATTGCTTGATACACTGATGCTTGCCCATTACGACTGTGTTGATGTTGGCAGTGCTGAAGAGGCTATATTGGCCTTAAAAGTAAACCACTTTGATATGGTGATTAGCGATGTGCAGATGGATGGCATCGGTGGTATGGGCTTGCTGAGTTATTTACAACAACATCAACCTAAAGTGCCGGTATTATTAATGACCGCATATGCCACGATTAACAGTGCTGTTAGTGCGATGAAATTAGGCGCAGTAGATTATCTTGCTAAGCCTTTTGCACCAGAAGTGTTATTAAATCAGGTATCACGCTATTTGCCTTTAAAACAAAATCACGACAATCCCGTGGTTGCCGATGAGAAAAGTTTAGCATTGTTGGCGCTGGCTCAGCGCGTTGCGGTGTCAGATGCTTCGGTCATGATCATGGGCCCGAGTGGTTCAGGTAAAGAAGTGCTGGCACGGTATATTCACCAGCATAGCCAACGTAATGAGCAGCCATTTATTGCGATTAATTGTGCGGCGATACCAGAAAATATGTTAGAAGCCACCTTATTTGGTTATGAAAAAGGTGCATTTACTGGTGCTTATCAAGCTTGTCCAGGCAAGTTCGAACAAGCTCAGGGGGGCACCATATTGCTTGACGAGATTTCTGAAATGGAACTTGGCTTACAAGCAAAGTTATTGCGAGTATTACAAGAGCGCGAAGTAGAGCGTTTAGGTGGCCGTAAAACCATAAAATTAGATGTGAGAGTTCTCGCAACCTCAAACCGCGATTTGAAATTGTTGGCGACGTCTGGCGAATTCAGAGAAGATTTATATTACCGCATTAACGTATTTCCACTGACGTGGCCAGCACTAAACCAACGTCCTGCGGATATTCTTCCGTTAGCACGTCATTTATTGGCGAAGCATGCTAAAGCATTGAATATGACGTCGGTGCCTAAACTTGATGATGCGGCAACTCGACGGTTACTGACTCATCGCTGGCCGGGTAATGTGCGAGAGTTAGACAATGTTATTCAACGCGCCTTGATATTACGAGTAAATGATGACATTGGTGTCAATGATATTATTATCGACTCTGCTGATGTGAAGTTAGTTCCCACAGAATATGCAGAGACAGAGCAGTCTATTGAAGTAGATGGCTTAGGTGACGAATTAAAGGCCCAAGAACATGTGATTATTTTAGAAACCTTGAATCAATGTCAGGGGAGTCGAAAAAAGGTCGCTGAAAAACTCGGTATAAGTGCTCGAACATTACGTTATAAGATGGCCAAAATGCGTGATATGGGCATTCAACTTCCTGCTTAG
- a CDS encoding sigma-54-dependent Fis family transcriptional regulator: MMQIEQRILIVGTPSERVTRLCCILEFLGEQCDIVSNESLAALVELSRYRAVVIVNENIDVDSIKNIIAAAPWQPILLLGDIEIHLSNVLGLIEEPINYPQLTELLHFCQVFGQAKREHTLTNGNQTKLFRSLVGRSEGIANVRHLISQVSSSDATVLVLGQSGTGKEVVARNIHYLSERRDGPFIPVNCGAIPAELLESELFGHEKGSFTGAISARKGRFEMAEGGTLFLDEIGDMPLQMQVKLLRVLQEKVFERVGGSKTIATDVRIVAATHRDLETMIVDNEFREDLFYRLNVFPIEMPALSERRDDVPLLLHELVNRVFNEGRGKVRFTQRAIESLKEHPWSGNVRELSNLIERLTILYPGGLVDVNDLPHKYRYIDVPEYCIEVSEEQLERDALASIFSDEEPVEIPETRFPSELPPEGVNLKDLLAELEIDMIRQALEQQDNVVARAAEMLGIRRTTLVEKMRKYGLSKE, from the coding sequence ATGATGCAAATAGAACAACGAATTTTAATTGTCGGTACCCCATCAGAGCGCGTGACCCGTTTGTGCTGTATTTTAGAATTCTTAGGCGAGCAATGTGACATTGTTTCTAATGAATCTTTAGCAGCCTTAGTCGAGCTTTCTCGGTACCGAGCAGTTGTCATTGTGAATGAAAATATCGATGTCGATAGTATTAAAAATATTATCGCTGCAGCTCCTTGGCAACCCATACTCTTGCTGGGTGATATTGAGATTCATCTATCAAATGTACTTGGGCTGATCGAAGAACCGATAAATTATCCGCAACTTACTGAGTTATTGCATTTTTGCCAAGTGTTTGGTCAAGCAAAACGCGAGCATACCTTAACAAACGGTAATCAGACTAAGTTATTCAGAAGCCTAGTGGGGCGCAGTGAAGGTATTGCTAATGTTAGACACTTGATTAGTCAAGTATCTAGTTCTGATGCAACTGTATTAGTGTTGGGGCAATCTGGCACTGGTAAAGAAGTGGTTGCACGTAATATTCATTATTTGTCTGAACGACGTGATGGCCCATTTATTCCTGTTAACTGTGGTGCTATTCCTGCTGAGTTACTTGAAAGTGAGTTATTTGGCCATGAGAAGGGCTCTTTTACCGGGGCAATATCTGCACGTAAAGGTCGTTTTGAAATGGCTGAAGGCGGTACGCTATTTCTCGATGAGATCGGTGACATGCCATTGCAGATGCAAGTTAAGTTGTTGCGTGTATTGCAAGAAAAAGTTTTTGAGCGTGTTGGTGGCAGTAAAACGATTGCCACAGATGTACGTATTGTGGCGGCTACGCATCGCGACCTTGAAACCATGATTGTAGATAATGAATTTCGTGAAGATTTGTTTTATCGATTAAATGTGTTCCCAATCGAAATGCCGGCGTTAAGTGAGCGACGTGATGATGTGCCGTTACTGCTGCACGAACTCGTTAACCGAGTGTTTAATGAAGGCCGCGGTAAGGTTCGCTTTACTCAACGAGCCATTGAATCATTAAAAGAGCATCCTTGGTCCGGTAATGTTCGTGAATTATCAAACTTAATTGAGCGCTTAACGATTTTGTACCCAGGCGGACTGGTTGATGTCAACGATTTACCGCATAAGTATCGTTATATTGATGTGCCAGAATATTGTATTGAAGTCAGTGAAGAACAGCTAGAACGTGATGCGTTAGCGTCGATATTCAGTGATGAAGAGCCTGTCGAAATACCTGAAACTCGCTTTCCAAGTGAATTACCGCCGGAAGGGGTTAATTTAAAAGACTTACTGGCCGAATTAGAAATCGATATGATCCGTCAGGCGCTCGAACAGCAAGATAATGTTGTCGCAAGAGCGGCTGAAATGCTGGGTATTCGTCGTACCACATTAGTCGAAAAAATGCGTAAATATGGTTTAAGTAAAGAATAA